The following are encoded in a window of Providencia rettgeri genomic DNA:
- the recD gene encoding exodeoxyribonuclease V subunit alpha — MKSLFNQGIEQRIFTPLDVQFAYSIADESHPILLVVAALLSAETMTGHVCLALSDVTLENLFLGRHQELANDFWLKMGQPDEKTIIQAIKNSNAVSLTSENRLSPLLLSGDYLYFQRMWQYEQCVAHFFSNTSAISCQNQHIQSVLDGLFPISDEIDWQKIAAAVAVTSRVSIISGGPGTGKTTTVARILAALIKLETRNEHQLIIELAAPTGKAAARLTESLGNAMKEMPLTDREREILPNQAKTLHRLLGAQPESQQFRFNRNNLLSLDILIIDEASMVDLPMMAKLIEALPEHAKLIFLGDKDQLASVEAGAVLGDICQFADIGYSVERAKQLAEITGYSLDEYSSTEGPVIRDSLCLLRKSYRFSAQSGIGQLAFAVNEGNATRAQKLLNQGLVDVHNYVQETADDYVKILLDASACYEDYLLAVKANKTPEEILSKFNQYRLLTALREGPFGVVGLNEKLEKLLHRQGLINRPYNPLNRHYAGRPIMISRNDSPLGLFNGDIGIILPDEEGALRAYFQFPDGSIRGVQPNRLPSHETAYVMTVHKSQGSEFAHTAFVLPQLYSPVITRELVYTAITRAKKELSLYGNPKVLRRAIETPTKRRSGLKRQLM, encoded by the coding sequence ATGAAATCTCTTTTTAATCAAGGGATTGAACAGCGGATTTTTACACCTTTAGATGTGCAATTTGCTTACAGCATCGCGGATGAAAGCCATCCCATTTTATTGGTGGTGGCTGCGTTATTGAGTGCGGAAACTATGACCGGACATGTCTGTTTAGCGCTATCCGATGTGACTCTTGAGAACCTATTTTTAGGGCGGCATCAGGAACTGGCTAATGATTTTTGGCTCAAAATGGGGCAACCTGATGAAAAAACTATTATTCAAGCAATTAAAAATTCAAATGCGGTTTCTTTAACATCAGAAAATAGGCTGTCACCGCTGTTGCTTTCGGGCGATTATTTGTATTTTCAGCGTATGTGGCAATATGAACAGTGTGTCGCCCACTTTTTTTCTAATACATCAGCGATAAGTTGTCAGAATCAACACATTCAATCAGTTTTAGATGGCTTATTTCCTATTTCAGATGAAATTGATTGGCAAAAAATTGCTGCGGCAGTGGCTGTAACAAGCCGAGTCTCTATTATCTCTGGGGGACCAGGAACGGGAAAAACGACGACAGTTGCCCGCATACTGGCGGCTTTAATTAAGCTGGAAACCCGAAATGAGCATCAATTAATCATTGAACTGGCAGCACCTACCGGAAAAGCTGCGGCGAGGTTAACAGAATCCCTAGGTAATGCGATGAAAGAGATGCCATTAACGGATAGAGAGAGAGAAATTTTACCAAACCAAGCGAAAACCTTGCATCGGTTATTGGGTGCTCAACCTGAAAGTCAGCAGTTCCGCTTTAATCGCAATAATTTATTATCATTAGATATCTTAATTATTGATGAAGCATCTATGGTTGATTTACCGATGATGGCAAAACTGATTGAGGCTCTACCTGAACATGCAAAATTGATTTTTCTCGGTGATAAAGACCAACTGGCCTCGGTAGAGGCGGGCGCGGTATTGGGCGATATTTGCCAGTTTGCCGATATTGGCTATAGCGTGGAAAGAGCGAAACAATTGGCAGAAATTACGGGTTATTCACTTGATGAATATTCTTCAACTGAAGGCCCTGTTATTCGTGATAGCTTGTGTTTATTACGTAAAAGTTATCGTTTTTCTGCCCAATCAGGTATTGGGCAGCTTGCTTTTGCGGTTAACGAAGGAAATGCCACTCGAGCTCAAAAATTGTTAAATCAGGGATTAGTGGATGTGCATAATTATGTGCAAGAAACAGCTGATGATTATGTGAAAATTTTACTTGATGCTTCTGCCTGTTATGAAGATTACTTGCTTGCAGTGAAAGCCAATAAAACACCAGAAGAAATTTTATCTAAGTTTAATCAATATCGATTGTTAACAGCGCTAAGAGAAGGGCCTTTTGGTGTTGTAGGGTTAAATGAAAAACTAGAAAAGTTACTTCATCGTCAAGGTTTAATTAATCGCCCTTATAACCCGTTGAATCGGCATTATGCGGGGCGGCCGATAATGATCAGTCGTAATGATAGCCCATTAGGGCTTTTTAATGGGGATATTGGTATCATTTTACCTGATGAAGAGGGCGCGCTTAGGGCTTATTTTCAATTCCCTGATGGCAGCATTCGTGGGGTTCAGCCTAACCGGCTTCCCTCACATGAAACTGCTTATGTGATGACAGTCCATAAATCTCAAGGTTCGGAGTTTGCTCATACCGCATTTGTTTTACCCCAATTATATTCACCCGTTATTACTCGAGAATTGGTATACACCGCAATCACTCGAGCAAAAAAAGAACTTTCCCTTTATGGCAACCCGAAGGTATTGCGTCGAGCAATTGAAACACCAACCAAGCGTCGTAGTGGGTTAAAGAGGCAGTTAATGTAA